A stretch of Aedes aegypti strain LVP_AGWG chromosome 2, AaegL5.0 Primary Assembly, whole genome shotgun sequence DNA encodes these proteins:
- the LOC5565536 gene encoding BTB/POZ domain-containing protein 10 isoform X2: protein MVFLTFKLCCARNHRSMQAHHQQQSSTALSKAPSVLKKPLDGEDRITLVVDNTTFSINPSLFTAHPNTMLGRMFSSGMEFTHPNDRGEYEVADGISHTVFRAILEYYRNGVIRCPPTVSVQELREACDYLLIPFTADTIRCQNLRGLLHELSNEGAREQFEMFLESLILPLMVTSAERGDRECHVVVLSDDDVVDWDEEYPPQMGEEYCQTVSSTPMYRFFKYIENRDVAKQVLKDRGLKKIRLGIEGYPTYKEKVKKRASGRVEVIYNYLQRPFIHMSWEKEEAKSRHVDFQCVKSKSVTNLAEATADPALELDSAGNPLPQRHFDISNEPDVDAIRPIVAAIAIDGEEGAVGGLVNPEDVAGSDEP, encoded by the exons AAATCACCGCTCGATGCAAGCACACCATCAGCAGCAGAGTTCGACAGCACTGTCCAAGGCGCCATCCGTTCTGAAGAAGCCACTGGACGGCGAAGATCGCATCACACTGGTCGTGGACAACACAACCTTCTCGATCAATCCATCACTGTTCACCGCACACCCGAACACCATGCTGGGCCGGATGTTCAGCTCCGGTATGGAGTTCACACATCCGAACGACCGTGGAGAGTACGAAGTTGCGGACGGCATCTCACACACGGTCTTCCGTGCCATACTGGAGTACTACCGGAACGGTGTGATTCGGTGTCCACCGACAGTGTCCGTCCAGGAACTGAGGGAAGCCTGCGACTATCTTCTGATACCGTTCACGGCCGATACCATCCGTTGTCAGAATCTACGCGGATTGCTGCACGAGCTAAGCAACGAGGGAGCTCGCGAACAGTTCGAAATGTTCCTCGAATCGTTGATTCTGCCGCTGATGGTCACTTCGGCAGAACGTGGGGACCGGGAATGTCACGTAGTGGTACTGTCCGATG ACGATGTCGTCGATTGGGACGAAGAATATCCTCCTCAGATGGGCGAAGAGTACTGTCAGACAGTGTCCAGCACACCGATGTACCGCTTTTTCAAGTATATCGAAAACCGAGACGTGGCCAAGCAAGTGCTGAAGGACCGAGGATTGAAAAAGATTCGCCTCGGCATCGAGGGATACCCAACGTACAAGGAGAAAGTGAAGAAACGCGCTAGTGGTCGCGTTGAGGTCATCTACAACTACTTACAGCGACCGTTCATTCACATGTCCTGGGAAAAGGAGGAAGCCAAGAGTCGGCACGTTGACTTCCAGTGCGTCAAGTCCAAATCGGTTACAAATTTGGCCGAAGCCACGGCGGATCCGGCACTCGAACTGGACTCGG CTGGAAATCCCCTACCGCAGCGACATTTCGACATTTCAAACGAGCCGGACGTGGATGCAATTCGTCCTATCGTAGCGGCCATTGCCATCGATGGGGAAGAGGGAGCTGTCGGTGGACTGGTGAACCCAGAAGACGTGGCCGGATCCGACGAGCCGTAA